Part of the Candidatus Hinthialibacter antarcticus genome, AGCGGACACGGCGTCTCCGCCGCGCTGACCGCCAACCTGGTCTATGCGCAGCTCCTGCAGCGCATCGCAGAAAACCATCCTCCTTTTGAAACCGTCAGTTTGCTGAACCGATTTATTCACGATCAAATTCAAGAAACCAGCATGTTTATCACGCTGGCGCTGGTGCATATTGACCTAAACAAGAACGAACTGACCTGCACCAACGCCGGTCACCCGGAGATTTACATCTGGCGGGCGAACACGCAATCGCTTGAGTCGATTTCATCGCATCTTCCGCCCGTGGGGGTTGCGCCGACCTTTCTGGGGGACGATACGCACACCACCGTCAATATCGCTCCGGGCGACCGCATCTTTTTATACACCGACGGGTTCATCGAAGCCCGCAACCAAGCGGGCAAGATGTTAGGCAAAATCGGCCTTCAAAACATGATTACTCAATTCTCCGCACTACCCTCCAGCGAGTTTCTCGATAACATTTATGACGAAGTCAAAACGTATCATCATGGTGATATCGACGATGACCTGACATTTCTCATCATTGATATCCTGTGATAGAATCAAAAAAAACTCAGGAGAACCTCGAAACATGCCCATACATATTCGGCTAGAATCTGGAATCGCGATTATTCAACCGGAAGGACGCATTGACGCCAACCAGGTATCCGAATTCGCGTCATCGATGAAACGCAGCATCCGCGATGTAAAAGGGCATGTGTTAGTCAACTTTTCAAAGACGGAGTACATCAGCAGTTCCTGTCTGCGTGAACTAATCGTCGCCCACAAACAAGCGACCGAAC contains:
- a CDS encoding STAS domain-containing protein: MPIHIRLESGIAIIQPEGRIDANQVSEFASSMKRSIRDVKGHVLVNFSKTEYISSSCLRELIVAHKQATEQSKHLSICSPSPELQELFQVVHLQQSFEIYPSEFEALDALMD